A stretch of DNA from Curtobacterium sp. MCBD17_035:
GACGAGGGCCGCGTTCCGCGCCGACACGGTGGCGGTGTACTGGCCGCCCGGCTGCAGGCCGTCGAACGAGGTGGACGTGGTCGCCGCGCCGACCGTCTGCGCCTGCGTGCCGGACGGCCCCTCGAGGGTGACGACGTAGTTCGCGACCGCGGACCCCGTGCCCGGTCGTGGGACGGCCGCCCACTGCACGACGAGCCGACGTGGCGTCTCCTTGGCCGGCGTGACCGTCACCGAGGCCGGGGCCGCCGGGATGAAGTCGTCGCTCATCACGGCGCTCGCCCCGGACGGCTTCGAGCTGCCGGCCGCGTTCACCGCGGTGACGGTGAACGTGTACCGCTCCTGCGGATCGAGGTCGGTGAGCGTGCAGACGGTGCTCGCACCGCAGTCGTGCGTCGCGGTGCGGCCGCCCGAGGTCCGGCTGGTCACGCGGTAGTCCGAGATGGCGGCGTTGTTGGCCGCCGGTGCGTTCCAGGTGAGCGACAACGACCCACCCTGGTACGTCCCCGTCCTGGTGGGCACGGAGGGCTGCTCCGGGACGTCCTGGACCGACACGGTGACGTCGCCCCAGACGTACCGGTCGCGGTCGTTCGTCGCGTCCGCGACCTCGTACTGCAGGTGGGTGTCGACGGGGCGAGCGGACGCGGCCACCCGGAGCGTCAGTCGCGCACGGTCGGCGCTCGGGGTGATCGACACGCCCGCGGGGACGCCGCCGGACAGTCCGCGGATCGCGACCACCCGCAGGGGCCGACCGGGGAACGGGTTGGTCGCGGCGTCGTTCGCCAGGACGTCGACGTCGGCGGTCTCTCCACGCTTGACGACGGCGCGGTCCGCGGCCGGCTGCACGAGCGGACGGGTCGACGCCACGACCTCCACCGCGATCGTGCCGCTGCGACCCGCCGCACTCCGGTCGGCGACGCCGACGCCGACGGACGCCGTCGAGCCCTTGGTCGCGTCGTCGTCGACCGCGAGCGTCATCCGCTGCCCGCTGATCGTCGCCGTGACGCCGCTGGCGGGGCGGCTCACGACGTCGTAGCGCAGCTCGCCGAGGTCCTTCGGGTAGGGGTAGTCCGTCAGCCTCGTGAGGTCCACCGTCCGGCGGTCACCCGGCTGCAGCTCGATCGTGCTCCCGGTGAACGACGGCGGCTGGTTGGTACGCGGGGTCACCTTGATCGGCAGGACGAGCGTCGCCACGCGGCCCTTGCCTCCGTTCGCGTCGGAACCGTCGGTGACCTCGAACGAGATCGAGGCGTTCCCGTAGTAGAGCTTGGCGGAGGTGAACGACAGGGTGGTCGGGTCGACGACGAGGTCGGCCCCGTTCGCATGGGTCGCCTTGACGGTGCTCGGGTCGGTCACGTGCGCGACGGCGCCGTTGGCCGTCACCACGTACTTCGACAGCGGGATCTGGACCGTCGACTCGCTCCGCACCGTGATCGCCGGGGCGGTGCGGTCGATCTGCGGCAGCGCGTCGTCGAGTCCGGGCACGTGCACGAACGCGTACGAGACGACGTCCGGATGGTCGCGACGCGCGACGGAGAACGGGATGATCCGGGACCGGGCCGTCACCGGGACCACGATCCGGCCCGACCGCGTGACCCGCGCGCCGTCCGCGTAGCCGCGGACGAGCCCGACGCGGAGGTCCGCGGTCGAGCCCTCGGCGAAGAACGTGTTCGCGAGGACGTCGACGGAGACCGCCTTGCGATGGAGGATGTCGACGAGGTCGAGGGTGGAGTCCGAGACCTCCGGCCGGAGCGGTGCGGCGTCCCGGTCGACGGTGACGGTGAGGAAGGCCGTGCTCGCACCGCCGTCGTCGTTCGCGACGGTGTAGAGGACCGCGAAGTCGCCGCGTCGGGCCGACGGCGGGGGCGTGACCTTGACCTCCTGGTGCCGCAACACACGGGCCTCGAGACCGGGACCGTTCGGCTCGGCTCGCGTGACCCGCAGGTCACCGCCGTCCGGATCGGAGTCGTTCTCGAGGACCCGGACGGTCACGCTGCCGCCCGGCCGGATGGTGACGTGGTCCGCCTGGGCGACCGGGTTCGACGCCTGTTCCGCCCGCGGCGCGATGCCGACGCGGATGGTCCCGGTCGCACGGGCGCCCAGGGCGTCGACCACCGTGTAGGTGAACTGGTCCGTCCCTGCGGAGTAGTCCCCCGCCGCGTAGTCGAGCGTGGACGCGGTGACGTCGCTGACGGAGCCCTTGTCCGGATTCGACGCGACTCCGACGAGCTGGACGGAGTCGCCGTCCGGGTCGATCCCCGACAACGGCACGGTCACCCGCACCGTCTGCCCCGCCACCGCACGGGCCGTGATCGTGTCCGGGACCGGTGCGGCGTTCGTGGCGGCGTCCCGCTCGCGCACGGCGATCGAGACGACGGCGTCCGCGTGTTGGCCGTCCGGTCCGTCCACGCGGTACACCGCCGTGTAGTTGCCAGGGGTGTCGGGGGCGAGGTACCGGAGGGTGTCTCCCGACACGAACAGCAGACCGGCACCGGCCGGCAGGTTCTGCACCAGGTCCGGCTCGAGCGTCAACGGCTCTCCGTCCGGCTGCGTGTCGTTCGCGAGCACGTCGATCGTCGCCACGTCGCCGACGCGGACGGTCGCGCTGTCGGGCTGGGCGACGGGTGGTTGGACGTGGTCCGGCTCGGGGACCTCGATGACGGTCACCGTGCCGGTGCTCGACGCGAGCCCGTTGGTCTCGGTGTAGGTGAAGGTCACGGGCCCGGAGAGCGGAGCGATCAGCGTCACCCGGACGGTGTGCTGGTCGAGCACGGTGGCCTGCACGCCGCTGCCGCCGTCGACCCCGCTGAGTCCCGTGACGAGCAGGACGCCCCCCGCCGGGTCGATGTCGGTGGCCGTGACGTCCGTGTCCTTCGTGGAGAGCGTGTCCACGAAGACCGTCTTCGGCGTCGTGATGGGCGCGGTCGAGGCGTCCGGCGCCGCCTCGACGGTGACGCGGACGACTCCGGTGGCGGTCTTGGTGCCGTCGGTCACGGTGTAGGCGAGCAGGTGGTCGCCCGGTACGGCGCTCGACACGACGAAGGTGCCCGCGTCGTAGCTCGGCGTCAGCGTGGTCCTGGCCACCGCCGGGACGCTGGTCAGGGTCACCGTGCCGTTGCCGCCGCGCACGTGGTCGAGCGGGTGCACCGTCAGGGGTTCACCCGCGTACGCCTGCACCGCGAACGAATCCGCGGACAGGGGCGCCTTGCCCTGTGCGTCCACGTCGACCGTGAGGGTCCCCCGTCCTTGCAGGCGCCCGTCGCTCACGACCAGCTGCACGGTGCGCTCGCCGGTGCGACCGGAGTGGTCGGTCACGTCCACGACCCCGTCGGGCGTCGTGGTCACGGTGTCGCCGTCCGGCGCGGAGGCAGAGGCCAGGTAGACGGGGTCGCCGTCGGGGTCGACCCAGTCCGACAGCACGTTCGTCGAGACCGTGCCGGCACGGACGACGACGGCGTGGGTGTCGCGGACCTGCACGGGAGCGCCGTTCTGCGCGGGGGTCTTCACGGTGACGCTCACGGTCGCCGAGGCGGTGCCGCCGTTGCCGTCGCTGATCTCGTAGCGGAAGCGGACCGTGCCCGTCGCTCGCGGCGACAGGGTGATCTGGAGCTGTTGCCGCTCGTCGATGCGGGCGACTGTCCCCGTCGTACGATCGATGCTGCCGAGGTCCTCGATGACGATCGGGTCCCCGTTGGGGTCGTAGTCGTTGAGGAGCACCGGCAGGACCGTCGTCCGGCCCGGCCGCGCACCGAGGACGTCGTCGGTGGCGACAGGCGGCTTCTGCTCGGTGTCCGCGGTCGCGTCGTCGGACGAGGCCTGTCGTTGCTGCCGGTCGTCCTGCTTCTGGATCAGGTCGCCCCAGTTGTCGATGAGCTGCCCGCTCCGGTCGATCGCCCAGGTGCGCCCGGACTCCGGGTCGTTGGCCACGACCGTGTCGCCGTTGTGCTGCACGGTGAGTGCCGCCCCCGACGGCACCGCGTCGAGTCGTTGCACGGCTCGACCGTCGCACGTGTCCACGGCCTGGCCCCCGCTCCACGCGCCGAACGTGCACGAGCCGTCGACGTAGGGGCGCGCGGGCGTGCCGGAGACGCCGAGGCGCACCGCCGTCACCCCGCCCGAGGGTGAGACCCGCAGGAGCCCGGCAGCACTCGCCACGGTCACCGCGGTTCCGGACGACGAGGACCGTTGGAGGGTCGCCCGACCGCTCACCCGGTCGCCGAGAGCGACGCGCCGGCCGTCGATCGCGAGCACGGAACTCGTGCGGTCCAACACGGCCAGGTGGTCGCCCACCACCGCGGTCTGGAGGTCGTGCTTCCGGGACATCGCGACGTCGAACGTCCGTCGGACGCTCAGGGACGTCCCCACCGCGACGAGCGACGCGGTGCCGGTGCGTGGCGAGTAGACGGCCACGTCCGAGTCATCGGCATCGAACA
This window harbors:
- a CDS encoding Ig-like domain-containing protein; the protein is MLRVVLRRHRSVLITTIVAFVVMVVVATTAIVSSGYHTQRVDLGDGTVWVPSGQYGAVGRANTGVLQLNTAVAAASDTLAVVQRGHRVWSVDETKGTLTRVDVADATLGDPVTLPSGSPQVFLAGGTGVIGNGDTGQLWATPADAIGAFDTATKADLTLGADAVFDADDSDVAVYSPRTGTASLVAVGTSLSVRRTFDVAMSRKHDLQTAVVGDHLAVLDRTSSVLAIDGRRVALGDRVSGRATLQRSSSSGTAVTVASAAGLLRVSPSGGVTAVRLGVSGTPARPYVDGSCTFGAWSGGQAVDTCDGRAVQRLDAVPSGAALTVQHNGDTVVANDPESGRTWAIDRSGQLIDNWGDLIQKQDDRQQRQASSDDATADTEQKPPVATDDVLGARPGRTTVLPVLLNDYDPNGDPIVIEDLGSIDRTTGTVARIDERQQLQITLSPRATGTVRFRYEISDGNGGTASATVSVTVKTPAQNGAPVQVRDTHAVVVRAGTVSTNVLSDWVDPDGDPVYLASASAPDGDTVTTTPDGVVDVTDHSGRTGERTVQLVVSDGRLQGRGTLTVDVDAQGKAPLSADSFAVQAYAGEPLTVHPLDHVRGGNGTVTLTSVPAVARTTLTPSYDAGTFVVSSAVPGDHLLAYTVTDGTKTATGVVRVTVEAAPDASTAPITTPKTVFVDTLSTKDTDVTATDIDPAGGVLLVTGLSGVDGGSGVQATVLDQHTVRVTLIAPLSGPVTFTYTETNGLASSTGTVTVIEVPEPDHVQPPVAQPDSATVRVGDVATIDVLANDTQPDGEPLTLEPDLVQNLPAGAGLLFVSGDTLRYLAPDTPGNYTAVYRVDGPDGQHADAVVSIAVRERDAATNAAPVPDTITARAVAGQTVRVTVPLSGIDPDGDSVQLVGVASNPDKGSVSDVTASTLDYAAGDYSAGTDQFTYTVVDALGARATGTIRVGIAPRAEQASNPVAQADHVTIRPGGSVTVRVLENDSDPDGGDLRVTRAEPNGPGLEARVLRHQEVKVTPPPSARRGDFAVLYTVANDDGGASTAFLTVTVDRDAAPLRPEVSDSTLDLVDILHRKAVSVDVLANTFFAEGSTADLRVGLVRGYADGARVTRSGRIVVPVTARSRIIPFSVARRDHPDVVSYAFVHVPGLDDALPQIDRTAPAITVRSESTVQIPLSKYVVTANGAVAHVTDPSTVKATHANGADLVVDPTTLSFTSAKLYYGNASISFEVTDGSDANGGKGRVATLVLPIKVTPRTNQPPSFTGSTIELQPGDRRTVDLTRLTDYPYPKDLGELRYDVVSRPASGVTATISGQRMTLAVDDDATKGSTASVGVGVADRSAAGRSGTIAVEVVASTRPLVQPAADRAVVKRGETADVDVLANDAATNPFPGRPLRVVAIRGLSGGVPAGVSITPSADRARLTLRVAASARPVDTHLQYEVADATNDRDRYVWGDVTVSVQDVPEQPSVPTRTGTYQGGSLSLTWNAPAANNAAISDYRVTSRTSGGRTATHDCGASTVCTLTDLDPQERYTFTVTAVNAAGSSKPSGASAVMSDDFIPAAPASVTVTPAKETPRRLVVQWAAVPRPGTGSAVANYVVTLEGPSGTQAQTVGAATTSTSFDGLQPGGQYTATVSARNAALVLSTADWNERTSAAATAVGQPATPSLSATGSPDGQGRTTVRLSSAEADWAGGTATRLTIARFDPGAAIPSGCPPTGAGATFGATDTDTISGDGDYQYVAYADNGRFCSASAPTSVTSYAPPATPTGSVDVEQVDRTSPNWQIRISGVSSASSRVDHYAYTVNGGSAVPLTGDTWSTGTGYGDQAAIRLVACATASDDYCSTSDPVSVQPFTTRATIASAVQGQAPVVNAPDNDGRLAPSGYDVSYCIGGASGLCTDTDPVSGEPFTTTDPVPAAYDTIRVRATVNGQQDPTGASAPITTPAVPQSTDG